One segment of Aquimarina sp. BL5 DNA contains the following:
- a CDS encoding serine hydrolase encodes MKTTRQLIVLLVFILIKYMGYGQTNDLNIISKKYNSVLKEQNKGVAILIKKNNEVRTIRLGNFNLTERSVFNIGSATKTFTAILILQEVEKGNLRLTDSIGAYLTPIQNVNGSLTIESLLTHESGLDEVIGRNILDIFYAKNDSLYNTALLKQVEKSNPKMVGKFDYCNTNYFLLGKIIEKITDQSYFDLLRERILSPLEMKNTHPYVHRNIPNLATPYHEEKDVTDYLDYRYFANIAYAAGSMASTLTDMEIFYRSLFETEQLLKKETVKMMMESGNQYYGYGLFKSNQEGVNYYGHGGNNIGYAFRNQYNPMTKDLYLIFSNTKSIPSKKSISTDLIAYMNNKPIESFKSIDLNNFKKYTGTYLLKEANLTLEIVLENDKMYLVSEAQGVKSELIQKDDKSLYDTTVGVVLTQIEDDTSSLSFSQNGFVTTISKKTLSK; translated from the coding sequence ATGAAAACTACAAGACAATTAATAGTACTATTAGTATTCATCCTTATAAAGTATATGGGATATGGACAAACAAATGATTTAAATATTATTTCTAAAAAATATAATTCCGTATTAAAAGAACAAAACAAAGGAGTAGCAATTTTAATCAAAAAAAATAACGAAGTAAGAACAATCCGTCTTGGTAATTTTAATCTAACAGAGCGCAGTGTTTTTAATATTGGTAGTGCCACAAAAACTTTTACCGCGATACTAATATTGCAGGAAGTAGAAAAAGGAAACTTAAGGCTAACTGACAGCATTGGTGCATATTTAACACCAATACAAAATGTAAATGGTTCCTTAACTATAGAATCTTTACTAACACACGAAAGCGGTTTAGATGAAGTAATAGGAAGAAACATTCTAGATATTTTCTATGCAAAAAATGATTCATTGTACAATACTGCTTTATTAAAACAAGTAGAGAAATCTAACCCTAAGATGGTTGGTAAATTCGACTATTGTAATACCAATTATTTTCTTTTAGGGAAAATTATTGAAAAAATCACTGATCAAAGTTATTTTGATTTGTTGCGAGAACGCATTCTTTCACCTTTAGAAATGAAAAACACGCATCCTTATGTGCATAGAAATATTCCAAATTTAGCAACACCTTATCATGAGGAAAAAGATGTGACTGATTATTTAGACTACCGTTATTTTGCAAATATTGCATATGCAGCTGGTAGTATGGCTTCTACACTAACAGATATGGAAATATTCTATCGATCCTTATTCGAAACAGAACAATTGCTTAAAAAAGAAACAGTAAAAATGATGATGGAATCTGGAAATCAATATTATGGTTATGGTTTATTTAAATCCAACCAAGAAGGAGTGAATTATTACGGACACGGTGGAAACAATATTGGCTATGCATTCAGGAACCAATATAATCCAATGACTAAAGATTTGTACTTGATCTTTTCGAACACAAAATCAATCCCATCAAAAAAATCTATTAGTACAGACCTAATAGCATATATGAATAATAAACCTATAGAAAGTTTTAAGAGTATTGATCTAAACAATTTCAAAAAATATACCGGAACTTATTTACTTAAAGAAGCTAATCTAACATTAGAGATTGTTCTTGAGAATGATAAGATGTATTTAGTTTCAGAAGCTCAAGGGGTTAAAAGTGAACTTATTCAAAAGGATGACAAATCACTCTATGATACTACGGTTGGAGTTGTATTAACACAAATAGAAGATGATACTAGTAGTTTATCATTTAGCCAAAATGGTTTTGTTACAACAATTAGCAAAAAAACATTAAGTAAATAA
- a CDS encoding peptide methionine sulfoxide reductase gives MVVLCYPVVPSIAMLLEHIKRIPEGYSEGMYKNIKYSITKEIFNNGKSFKIYGKELQGNDFISLNYYITSNSELLKPCEMPEQKVIDFLKNIQLL, from the coding sequence TTGGTTGTTCTATGTTATCCTGTAGTTCCTAGTATCGCTATGTTGTTAGAGCACATAAAAAGAATTCCGGAAGGGTATTCTGAAGGAATGTACAAAAACATAAAATATAGTATTACTAAAGAGATTTTTAATAATGGAAAGTCTTTTAAGATATATGGCAAAGAACTTCAAGGAAATGATTTTATTAGTTTAAACTATTATATCACCTCCAATTCTGAATTATTAAAACCTTGCGAAATGCCTGAACAAAAAGTTATAGACTTCTTGAAAAATATACAATTATTATAG
- a CDS encoding LamG-like jellyroll fold domain-containing protein — MKSAQSSLYYSIVFTLALSFIAASCGKDKNKKDKTQIDVVKKDTTKTTLKKALTFYASFDKGVQADFALGDPQLYTVPSRKVRDSAQVGLHKKDVSIAEGQGLKGDALLYSASSKGYIYYASKDNIAYNNNDWNGAVSFWLNLDPATDLKPGYCDPIQITDVSYNDASIWVDFTKENPRDFRLGVIGDKTAWKKDTTISDNDDPVFKNQLIPVSKPPFAKGTWTHIFINFENLNTETGKASFYINGELKGKRENITDPFTWELDKSNIYLGLGYIGLMDELSIYNRHLTQKEITTLYTLENGVHTLLK; from the coding sequence ATGAAATCTGCACAATCTTCTCTTTACTACAGTATTGTTTTTACCTTAGCATTATCTTTTATTGCAGCATCCTGTGGAAAAGACAAAAACAAAAAAGATAAAACTCAAATCGATGTAGTTAAAAAGGATACTACAAAAACTACATTAAAAAAAGCGCTTACATTTTATGCTTCTTTTGATAAAGGTGTTCAAGCCGACTTTGCATTGGGAGATCCACAATTATATACGGTTCCTTCTCGTAAAGTTCGAGATTCTGCTCAGGTAGGCTTACATAAAAAAGATGTTAGTATCGCTGAAGGTCAAGGATTAAAAGGAGATGCCCTACTGTATAGCGCTAGTAGTAAAGGTTATATCTACTATGCTAGTAAAGATAATATTGCTTATAATAACAATGACTGGAATGGTGCCGTGTCTTTTTGGTTAAACCTAGATCCAGCTACAGATCTAAAACCAGGATATTGTGATCCAATCCAAATTACGGATGTTAGTTATAATGATGCATCCATATGGGTTGATTTTACAAAAGAAAACCCTAGAGATTTCAGACTTGGAGTTATTGGAGATAAAACTGCTTGGAAAAAAGATACCACCATATCTGATAATGATGACCCCGTTTTTAAGAATCAATTAATTCCAGTTTCTAAACCACCATTTGCCAAGGGTACCTGGACGCACATCTTTATTAATTTTGAAAACCTAAATACAGAAACAGGCAAAGCTTCTTTCTATATAAACGGTGAACTAAAAGGAAAAAGAGAAAACATTACGGATCCTTTTACCTGGGAATTAGATAAATCAAATATTTATTTAGGATTAGGATATATAGGGTTAATGGATGAACTTTCTATTTATAACAGACATCTTACTCAAAAAGAAATCACCACATTATATACATTAGAAAACGGAGTTCATACACTCCTAAAATAA
- a CDS encoding ABC transporter ATP-binding protein: protein MILEIQNISKKYNRNKYGLKDFSITIEKGILGLLGPNGAGKSTLLKMIATVSKPTQGVIILNKNNIVKDANYMRKQLGFLPQDFGVYPNLNAFEFLEYIAAMKGIGGSNLKSKIEQLLDGLNLLDAAKKPIGSYSGGMKQRVGIAQALLNDPKIVIFDEPTVGLDPEERVRFRNLISDLAQDCIVILSSHIVSDIDTIADQIAVMKNGSLLSYGDQEKLIAHVDQKVFSTIIDKEQLTNLKNNQIVVSTSRKEGMLNVRYISEIPKEHSIPEQANLEDAYLYLTKTN from the coding sequence ATGATACTCGAAATTCAAAACATATCAAAAAAATACAATAGAAATAAATACGGACTAAAAGATTTCTCCATAACTATAGAAAAAGGGATATTGGGGCTTTTAGGACCTAATGGAGCTGGAAAGTCTACACTTCTTAAAATGATAGCAACTGTAAGTAAACCAACACAGGGTGTCATTATTTTAAACAAAAACAACATTGTAAAAGATGCTAATTATATGCGAAAACAATTAGGTTTTCTTCCTCAAGATTTTGGAGTATATCCTAACCTTAATGCGTTTGAGTTTTTAGAATATATAGCAGCGATGAAAGGTATTGGAGGATCCAATCTCAAATCAAAAATTGAGCAGTTGCTAGATGGACTTAATCTATTAGATGCTGCAAAAAAGCCTATAGGAAGTTATTCTGGAGGAATGAAACAACGGGTAGGAATTGCACAAGCACTTCTTAATGATCCCAAAATTGTAATTTTCGATGAACCAACGGTTGGGCTTGACCCAGAAGAACGAGTTCGTTTTAGAAATCTTATTTCGGATTTAGCGCAGGATTGTATCGTGATTTTGTCCTCTCATATTGTATCAGATATTGATACAATTGCAGATCAAATCGCCGTAATGAAAAATGGCTCTTTGCTTTCATATGGGGATCAAGAAAAGTTGATAGCGCACGTAGATCAAAAGGTTTTTAGCACTATCATAGATAAAGAACAACTTACAAATTTAAAAAATAATCAAATAGTGGTGAGTACTTCCCGAAAAGAAGGAATGCTAAACGTTAGATACATTTCGGAGATTCCAAAGGAACATTCTATCCCTGAGCAAGCAAATCTAGAAGATGCATATTTATACTTAACTAAAACAAATTAA
- a CDS encoding acylase encodes MIRFKVIIFGITTFLLFSCKTETKVEITKEEKRWQEHSLNTTIIRDDFGVPHIYGKTDADAVFGLLYAQCEDDFNRVEQNYIWAIGRLAEVEGEKAIYSDLRAKLFMTEKEAIVNYESSPEWLKELCIAFADGINYYLETHPEVKPRLLTHFEPWMPMYFSEGSIGGDIERVSTRKIKAMYEGDMEMPIAEELSLQKEKEMLEPQGSNGIAISGSLTQSGNTMLLINPHTSFYFRGEVHVVSEEGLNAYGAVTWGQFFVYQGFNEKTGWMHTSTYTDVIDEFIETTVKKEGKPMYKYGDELRPVTRYDVTLKYKEGDSLKEKTFPAYRTHHGPITHLKEGKWAATALMWEPVKALEQSYIRTKQNGYKGFRTMMDIKTNSSNNTVYADAEGNIAYFHGNFIPVRDPSFDYTKAVDGSNPKTDWNGLHPVDEAITLLNPKNGWLQNCNSTPYTAALEFSPKKEEYPRYMSIDRENFRGVHAIELLKDKKDYTIDSLITLAYDPYLPAFAKLIPGLIEAYDKIDKTKELGSSIEILRNWDYKTSKESKAMTLAHFYGTNYARKGKRPEERISDMELLTYFGTKSPLEERLAMFKKTIEQLEADFGGILPWGEVNRFQRINGDIKQPFDDSKPSTAVGFASGRWGALAAYGQRYKNNTKKIYGTRGNSFVAVVEFGDKVKAKTSLAGGQSGNPDSLHFDDQIQTYVDVQFKEAAFYKDDVLKRAKKTYHPGEK; translated from the coding sequence ATGATACGATTTAAAGTCATAATTTTTGGTATTACCACTTTCCTCCTATTTTCTTGTAAAACAGAAACAAAAGTAGAAATTACTAAAGAAGAAAAACGATGGCAAGAACATTCACTAAATACTACCATCATTAGAGATGATTTTGGTGTACCTCATATCTACGGAAAAACAGATGCGGACGCTGTTTTTGGCTTACTATACGCTCAATGCGAAGATGATTTCAATCGTGTAGAACAAAATTATATTTGGGCAATCGGTCGTTTAGCCGAGGTGGAAGGAGAAAAGGCTATTTATAGTGATTTAAGAGCAAAGCTTTTTATGACAGAAAAAGAAGCCATAGTTAATTATGAAAGTAGTCCAGAATGGCTTAAGGAATTATGTATTGCTTTTGCTGACGGGATCAATTATTATTTAGAGACACATCCAGAAGTAAAACCTCGATTACTTACACATTTTGAACCATGGATGCCTATGTATTTTAGTGAAGGTTCCATTGGTGGAGATATAGAGCGCGTTTCTACTCGTAAAATCAAAGCGATGTATGAAGGCGATATGGAAATGCCAATCGCCGAAGAACTTTCACTTCAAAAAGAAAAAGAAATGCTAGAACCACAAGGCTCTAACGGAATAGCAATTTCCGGATCGCTCACCCAATCAGGAAATACTATGCTATTGATCAATCCACATACTTCATTTTATTTTAGAGGAGAAGTACACGTAGTAAGTGAAGAAGGTTTAAATGCTTATGGTGCTGTAACTTGGGGACAGTTTTTTGTCTATCAAGGTTTTAATGAGAAGACGGGTTGGATGCACACCTCTACTTATACAGACGTTATTGATGAATTTATAGAAACAACAGTAAAGAAAGAAGGGAAACCAATGTACAAATATGGTGATGAATTACGCCCTGTAACAAGGTACGATGTTACATTGAAATATAAAGAAGGGGATTCTTTGAAAGAAAAAACATTTCCTGCATATAGAACGCATCACGGTCCTATCACACATCTTAAAGAAGGAAAATGGGCAGCAACTGCACTAATGTGGGAACCTGTAAAAGCATTAGAACAATCATATATCCGTACAAAACAGAATGGATATAAAGGATTTCGTACTATGATGGATATAAAGACTAATTCATCTAATAATACTGTTTATGCGGATGCCGAAGGAAATATTGCATACTTTCATGGTAATTTTATTCCCGTTAGGGATCCATCATTTGATTACACTAAAGCTGTTGATGGTAGTAATCCTAAAACCGACTGGAATGGCTTACATCCAGTTGATGAAGCGATAACACTCTTAAATCCGAAAAATGGCTGGTTACAAAATTGTAACTCTACGCCATATACTGCTGCATTAGAATTTAGTCCTAAAAAAGAAGAGTACCCTCGCTATATGTCAATAGACCGAGAAAATTTCAGAGGTGTTCATGCTATTGAATTACTAAAAGACAAAAAGGATTATACGATAGATAGTCTAATAACATTAGCGTACGATCCATATCTACCTGCATTTGCAAAATTAATTCCTGGATTGATAGAAGCCTATGATAAAATAGATAAAACCAAAGAATTAGGAAGTAGTATCGAAATCTTACGAAATTGGGATTATAAAACATCAAAAGAATCCAAAGCAATGACGTTAGCTCATTTTTATGGAACGAATTATGCTAGAAAAGGAAAAAGACCCGAAGAACGTATCAGTGATATGGAACTTCTCACCTATTTCGGTACTAAATCACCCTTAGAAGAAAGACTTGCGATGTTTAAGAAAACGATAGAACAGTTAGAAGCTGATTTTGGAGGAATTCTTCCTTGGGGAGAAGTCAATCGTTTTCAGCGTATTAATGGTGACATTAAACAACCTTTTGATGATTCTAAACCAAGTACAGCTGTTGGATTTGCTTCAGGACGTTGGGGAGCACTTGCTGCATATGGCCAACGTTATAAGAATAATACCAAAAAAATCTATGGAACCAGAGGAAATAGTTTTGTTGCTGTTGTAGAATTTGGAGATAAAGTTAAAGCGAAAACCAGTTTAGCCGGAGGACAAAGTGGTAATCCAGATTCACTGCATTTTGATGATCAAATACAAACATATGTAGATGTACAATTTAAAGAAGCTGCTTTTTATAAAGATGATGTCTTAAAACGTGCTAAAAAAACATACCATCCTGGAGAAAAATAA
- a CDS encoding LytTR family DNA-binding domain-containing protein, with product MKILQCLIADDEPIARQIIENYIKEIPYLEVVSTCKNAFEIMAFLQENHVDLLFLDINMPKLSGISLLKTMQQKPQVIITTAYPEYAVEGFELSVTDYLLKPFSLERFIQAVIKVQQKSDDNNVNNVVIEKEDTVTSIYVKSDKKIIKLDFDTINYIEAYGNYIKIYADQMILTPTTLSDFAEKLSNDFIRIHKSFIVNFNKLKLIDGNQMVLQNDSKLPISKSYRKTVLSKIDGV from the coding sequence GTGAAAATATTACAATGTTTAATAGCGGATGATGAGCCAATAGCTCGTCAGATCATTGAGAACTATATTAAAGAAATACCTTATCTAGAAGTAGTTTCTACGTGTAAAAATGCCTTTGAAATTATGGCGTTTTTACAAGAAAATCATGTGGATTTATTATTTCTCGATATCAATATGCCCAAATTATCAGGTATCAGTTTATTAAAGACAATGCAGCAAAAACCTCAAGTCATTATTACTACCGCATATCCAGAATATGCAGTAGAAGGATTTGAATTGTCGGTAACGGATTACTTACTCAAACCTTTTTCTTTAGAAAGATTTATACAGGCTGTTATTAAGGTGCAACAAAAATCAGATGATAATAATGTCAATAACGTGGTTATCGAGAAAGAAGATACGGTTACATCTATATATGTAAAGAGCGACAAGAAGATTATAAAGTTGGATTTTGATACTATCAATTATATAGAAGCATATGGGAATTACATTAAGATATATGCGGATCAAATGATTCTAACACCAACGACACTATCAGATTTTGCAGAAAAATTATCAAACGATTTTATTAGAATACATAAATCATTTATTGTGAATTTTAATAAACTAAAATTAATCGATGGTAATCAAATGGTATTACAAAATGATAGTAAATTACCGATAAGTAAATCGTATAGAAAGACGGTACTTAGTAAAATAGATGGTGTTTAG
- a CDS encoding sensor histidine kinase: MSKLDTWVDNKLLQNITIWLFLLLIFMMVIQAENRFVTSIGFIAFIMPPVYICNLKILPLFLNSRRSLGATLFLLNVSFFTFLGVFLLSSFFNNFQWKMLLNVFGAVLLVILFGTALKLARDSFFRRQEEREAELKLLKAQLNPHFLFNTLNNLYGLSVVKSEKLPDLMLKLSDLLRYSLYETKEMFVPLEKEIKYLENYISLEKIRLEDKADIQFNIEGIVSSAVIAPMLLIVFVENAFKHLGVLGNMKSKVLVDIKVGESSLVFQCVNTIDSLDINHNDLEKGKSGIGLQNAKKRLDLMYPEKHQLQIVQQEDSYRVELTLNF, encoded by the coding sequence ATGTCAAAATTAGATACTTGGGTAGATAATAAGCTCTTACAAAACATAACAATATGGTTGTTTTTGCTGCTTATTTTTATGATGGTTATTCAAGCAGAAAATAGGTTTGTTACATCTATAGGTTTTATAGCATTTATTATGCCTCCAGTATACATATGCAACTTAAAAATATTACCGTTATTTTTGAATAGTAGGAGATCATTAGGCGCAACTTTGTTCCTTCTTAATGTTTCCTTTTTTACTTTTTTAGGTGTATTTCTTTTGAGTAGTTTTTTTAATAATTTTCAATGGAAAATGCTTTTAAATGTTTTTGGGGCTGTTTTATTGGTGATTCTTTTCGGAACAGCTTTAAAACTTGCCAGAGATAGTTTTTTTCGTCGTCAAGAAGAAAGAGAAGCAGAGTTAAAACTTCTGAAAGCACAATTGAATCCACATTTTTTATTTAATACCTTGAATAATTTATATGGATTGTCTGTGGTGAAATCAGAAAAATTACCTGATTTAATGTTGAAACTTTCTGATTTACTGCGTTATAGTTTATATGAAACGAAAGAAATGTTTGTTCCTTTAGAAAAAGAAATAAAGTATCTCGAGAACTATATCTCTTTAGAGAAAATACGTTTAGAAGATAAAGCAGATATTCAATTTAACATTGAAGGTATAGTATCTAGTGCCGTTATAGCCCCCATGTTGCTAATTGTTTTTGTAGAAAATGCTTTTAAACATTTAGGAGTCTTAGGTAATATGAAGAGTAAAGTATTAGTGGATATAAAAGTAGGTGAGAGTTCACTTGTTTTTCAGTGTGTAAATACAATTGATTCTTTAGATATAAACCATAATGATCTCGAAAAGGGGAAAAGTGGTATAGGTTTACAAAATGCTAAAAAACGTTTAGATTTGATGTATCCCGAAAAACATCAATTACAAATAGTACAACAAGAAGATTCTTATCGAGTAGAACTAACTCTTAATTTTTGA
- a CDS encoding YdiU family protein: MKLNINNTFSEELPSDPVLENSRRQVRNACFSYVTPKKTRNPEILHVSEEMRKSLGFSEEDVQSEEFLQIMTGNKVIEDTKPYAMHYGGHQFGNWAGQLGDGRAINLTEVIHNSKRWAIQLKGAGETPYSRNADGLAVLRSSIREYLCSEAMYHLGVPTTRALSLAITGDQVLRDILYNGNAAYEKGAIVCRVAPSFVRFGNFEILAAHGDHKNLKLLADYTIKYFYPEIKESGKDAYVKLLSEVSKRSLRMVIDWQRVGFVHGVMNTDNMSILGLTIDYGPYGWLEDYDLGWTPNTTDRQFKRYKFGTQPELVLWNLYQLANALYPLIEDIDPIENVLNQYQEAYKLEYIDMMLAKIGIFTNHEKDDLYVNELQELLQLVETDMTIFFRNLANHKKGNSVQGIEIVYDALYNHNDLTDDLKRRWNAWFLKYDTRLEDEVLEDDERKKKMNTINPKYVLRNYMAQLAIDDADKGDYNLINVLYQMLKKPYDEQPEYDKWFVKRPDWARNKIGCSMLSCSS, translated from the coding sequence ATGAAATTAAATATAAATAATACTTTTTCTGAAGAATTACCTTCGGATCCAGTACTGGAAAATTCCAGAAGACAGGTTAGAAATGCTTGTTTTTCATATGTTACTCCTAAGAAAACAAGAAATCCAGAAATATTACATGTTTCGGAAGAGATGAGGAAATCATTAGGATTCTCTGAAGAAGATGTACAATCAGAAGAGTTTTTACAGATAATGACAGGTAATAAGGTTATAGAGGATACAAAGCCTTATGCTATGCACTATGGTGGACATCAATTTGGAAACTGGGCAGGACAATTAGGAGACGGTCGTGCTATCAATCTTACCGAAGTCATACATAATTCTAAACGTTGGGCTATTCAGTTAAAGGGAGCTGGCGAAACCCCATATTCTCGTAATGCTGATGGTTTAGCCGTTTTACGATCTTCTATTCGCGAGTATTTATGTAGCGAAGCAATGTATCATCTAGGTGTCCCAACAACACGAGCTTTGTCTCTTGCTATTACTGGAGATCAAGTATTAAGAGATATATTGTATAATGGTAATGCTGCTTACGAAAAAGGAGCTATTGTATGTCGTGTAGCACCTTCATTTGTCCGGTTTGGAAATTTTGAAATTCTAGCAGCGCACGGAGATCATAAAAATTTAAAACTTCTTGCTGATTATACCATAAAGTACTTTTATCCAGAAATAAAGGAGAGTGGTAAGGATGCATATGTTAAACTGCTATCAGAAGTTAGTAAAAGAAGCCTGAGAATGGTTATTGATTGGCAACGAGTTGGCTTTGTTCATGGCGTTATGAATACAGACAATATGTCTATTTTAGGATTAACCATCGATTATGGACCATATGGATGGTTAGAAGATTATGACCTAGGATGGACTCCTAATACCACAGATAGACAATTTAAACGCTATAAATTTGGAACACAACCAGAACTCGTGCTTTGGAATCTTTACCAATTAGCTAATGCGTTGTATCCTTTAATTGAAGACATAGATCCGATAGAAAATGTATTAAATCAATATCAAGAAGCATATAAACTAGAGTATATTGATATGATGCTAGCCAAAATCGGGATTTTTACTAATCATGAAAAAGATGATCTATATGTAAATGAACTACAAGAATTACTTCAACTTGTAGAAACAGATATGACTATCTTTTTTAGAAACTTGGCTAACCATAAAAAAGGTAACTCTGTTCAAGGAATTGAAATTGTCTATGATGCATTGTACAATCACAATGATTTAACGGATGATTTAAAAAGGCGTTGGAATGCTTGGTTTTTAAAATATGATACCAGATTAGAAGACGAGGTATTAGAAGATGATGAACGTAAAAAGAAAATGAATACCATAAACCCTAAATACGTTCTTCGGAATTATATGGCTCAGTTGGCGATTGATGACGCTGATAAAGGTGATTATAATCTAATCAATGTGTTATACCAAATGCTTAAAAAACCATATGATGAACAACCAGAATATGACAAATGGTTTGTAAAACGTCCGGATTGGGCTAGAAACAAGATTGGTTGTTCTATGTTATCCTGTAGTTCCTAG
- a CDS encoding AraC family transcriptional regulator, whose amino-acid sequence MDKFSLLGIITLVIVFVALLLAIFLFTVKTKNKVSNRLMGVYFVIFAVHISVFFYAKYIELPLVINMLRDQIAFLSSPLLFLYVLSSVYSDFKLQPKHLLHLIPFAIEILIYVPGFYAVSEEERIIFTDNFHSNPEVKFSSIYGFVVSIVYLLLIFRTLKKYKLLLLESYSNNNNFNYKWLYQLTLLLSFIFIFSSAKQIYKYVGDDIEVLNMMRIILTLLLLGFLSWIVLKSMYYPELFRSIDTKHLLVKKLIETSPNKQTSDDKFVIQIEKLQKYMETEEPYLDSSLTIHKLANQLNLPFKDISILINHHIGKHFFDFINEYRIKKAIALLENPLNEKLTILEILYDVGFNSKSPFNTAFKKHTGFTPTQYRKNIL is encoded by the coding sequence ATGGATAAATTTTCTCTATTAGGAATCATCACTCTTGTTATTGTATTTGTTGCATTATTACTTGCTATTTTTTTGTTTACTGTTAAAACTAAAAATAAGGTAAGCAATCGATTAATGGGGGTTTATTTTGTCATATTTGCAGTTCATATTAGTGTATTCTTTTATGCAAAATATATTGAACTACCCCTGGTTATTAATATGCTTCGTGATCAAATCGCGTTTTTGTCCAGTCCATTATTATTTTTATATGTACTATCATCTGTATATTCAGATTTTAAGCTTCAACCTAAACATCTTTTACACCTGATACCTTTTGCTATTGAGATTTTAATTTATGTTCCTGGATTTTATGCTGTTAGTGAAGAGGAAAGAATAATTTTTACGGATAATTTTCATTCAAATCCAGAAGTGAAATTTTCCTCAATTTACGGTTTTGTAGTATCGATAGTATATCTTCTCTTAATATTCAGGACACTAAAAAAATATAAGTTGTTATTATTAGAAAGTTATTCTAATAATAACAACTTTAATTATAAATGGTTATATCAATTAACATTACTACTATCATTTATTTTTATTTTTTCGTCTGCTAAACAAATTTATAAATATGTTGGTGATGATATAGAAGTTTTGAATATGATGAGAATCATATTAACATTACTTTTATTAGGGTTTTTATCTTGGATTGTACTAAAGAGTATGTATTATCCAGAGTTGTTTAGGAGCATTGACACCAAACATTTGTTAGTAAAAAAATTGATTGAAACTAGCCCAAATAAGCAAACTTCAGATGATAAGTTTGTTATACAAATAGAGAAACTCCAAAAATATATGGAAACAGAAGAACCCTATCTAGATTCTTCATTGACCATACACAAACTGGCAAACCAGCTCAATCTTCCATTTAAGGATATTTCTATTTTGATTAATCATCATATAGGAAAACATTTTTTCGATTTCATTAATGAATATCGAATAAAAAAAGCAATAGCCCTACTAGAAAATCCACTTAATGAGAAGTTAACTATTCTTGAAATCTTGTATGATGTCGGTTTTAATTCTAAATCTCCTTTTAATACTGCTTTTAAAAAACATACAGGTTTTACACCTACGCAGTATCGTAAAAACATCTTATAA